A stretch of the Papaver somniferum cultivar HN1 chromosome 6, ASM357369v1, whole genome shotgun sequence genome encodes the following:
- the LOC113291624 gene encoding uncharacterized protein LOC113291624 — translation MNQRSTQTMRCNSESRTYPCTICGDQSHTGPQCPLFYPTETTPDQVSILHGGMNSKFEGRPKFDPYSNTYNPGWRHKPNFSWSKGSQHGGPSSKPPPGLHRNQTQFQEPSPVDHKLTSLKESLKLLAQSVVQSNQKFDDFVIMSQRNQQNNAQAISNLETQISQLSNRLNDTENRTFPSQMTPNPKVVNQVNGSGSSKHNEHIKAVITLRSGKTLENSVEPPKDKIPAKKENGVDQTSSKDLNGPKSAKSPSEEDITERVYIPPAPFPQRLAKKSLVYEQLGLGEMKLTRITLQLDDRSVKIPRGIIEDVLVQVENFIYPVDFVILDTQHVSSQDINIPIILGRPFLATANVVIHCQTGLVEFSFGNRKISVNVFKALQAPPDPEHYESICMIDSLVENTFTTNSVSDPLEACLAHFGAYYDEDSHFKEVNALLDSAPVMNYGKWQRQPEPLPPTIDKPLQLSVKAPTLKLKSLPDTRKYVFLGNENTLPGIIASDLEPDQESRLVNVLQEHKTAIGWTIVYLKGISPADCMHHIYLEEGAKTSREMQRRLNPNMKKVVRTEVPKLLDAGIIYPISHSKWVSMSRLSQISMGL, via the exons ATGAACCAAAGGTCTACCCAGACTATGAGATGTAACAGTGAGTCCAGAACTTATCCATGTACCATTTGTGGTGACCAAAGTCATACTGGACCTCAGTGCCCCCTGTTTTACCCAACTGAAACTACCCCTGACCAGGTTAGTATCCTACATGGTGGTATGAACTCTAAATTTGAGGGGAGACCCAAGTTTGATCCCTATTCTAATAcgtataaccctggttggagacatAAGCCTAATTTTTCGTGGTCTAAAGGTTCCCAACATGGTGGCCCATCTAGCAAGCCACCACCAGGTTTACATAGGAACCAAACTCAATTCCAAGAACCAAGCCCAGTTGATCATAAGTTGACATCTTTAAAAGAATCCCTGAAACTTTTAGCTCAAAGCGTTGTCCAAAGCAACCAAAAGTTCGATGACTTTGTCATAATGAGTCAACGTAACCAGCAAAATAATGCCCAAGCTATTAGCAACTTAGAGACTCAAATAAGTCAACTTTCAAACCGGTTAAATGATACGGAGAACCGGACATTTCCTAGCCAAATGACTCCAAATCCGAAAGTAGTTAACCAGGTTAATGGGTCGGGTAGTTCTAAACACAATGAACATATCAAAGCAGTtatcacccttaggagtggtaaaactctAGAGAACTCGGTAGAACCACCTAAGGACAAAATTCCAGCTAAAAAAGAGAATGGGGTTGACCAAACTTCGTCTAAAGACCTTAATGGGCCTAAGAGTGCTAAGAGTCCAAGTGAGGAAGATATCACTGAGAGAGTGTACATACCACCTGCACCATTTCCTCAAAGACTCGCTAAGAAAAGCCTA GTATATGAACAACTTGGACTAGGGGAAATGAAACTAACTAGGATAACACTACAATTAGACGATAGGTCAGTCAAAATCCCACGTGGaattattgaagatgttttggtTCAGGTTGAAAACTTTATCTATCCAGTTGACTTTGTGATTTTAGACACTCAACATGTCTCTAGTCAAGATATCAATATCCCAATCATCTTAGGTCGTCCGTTTCTAGCCACTGCAAATGTAGTCATACATTGTCAAACTGGCCTAGTAGAATTTTCATTTGGGAATCGGAAAATCTCGGTAAACGTTTTTAAGGCGTTACAAGCCCCACCGGACCCTGAACACTATGAGTCTATATGTATGATTGACTCTCTAGTCGAGAATACCTTTACCACTAATAGTGTTAGCGATCCTTTAGAGGCCTGCTTGGCCCACTTTGGAGCCTACTACGATGAGGATAGTCATTTTAAAGAAGTTAATGCGTTGTTAGACTCTGCGCCAGTAATGAATTATGGAAAATGGCAGCGTCAACCAGAACCTCTTCCGCCGACCATAGATAAACCCCTCCAATTATCAGTTAAGGCACCCACCCTTAAATTAAAGTCGCTACCAGATACACGGAAATATGTATTTCTTGGTAATGAGAATACTCTTCCTGGCATAATTGCCTCTGACTTAGAGCCCGATCAGGAAAGTAGACTAGTTAATGTTCTCCAAGAGCACAAGACTGCAATAGGGTGGACTATAGTATATTTGAAAGGAATTAGTCCTGCTGACTGTATGCACCACATCTACTTAGAAGAAGGTGCCAAAACCTCAAGAGAAATGCAGAGACGTTTAAATCCTAATATGAAGAAAGTTGTCCGCACAGAGGTGCCCaaattgttagatgcgggtatcatataccccatATCTCATAGTAAATGGGTCAGCATGTCCAGGTTGTCCCAAATAAGTATGGGATTATAG